The Candidatus Phaeomarinobacter ectocarpi genome includes a region encoding these proteins:
- the ccmI gene encoding c-type cytochrome biogenesis protein CcmI, with protein sequence MTGPVIFWIFAAILVLACAYLVLVPLRRSRALRGRADSDVAVYRDQLEEIDRDLERGMIGEAEAKAARTEISRRLLMADAARSAESNSQTRAGSQFAVILVVAMPFLAVPLYLYSGAPGLPSQPFAERISKAPEEQSLDELVARVEEHLRANPGDADGWRVVAPIYGRMGRFEDAATAYGRLIDLDGATAERLADLGESLVFADEGLVGDRAAAVFARAVSLDAAHAQSNYFLGLAALQEGDRDTARAIWQELQANADPDLPWARMVTQSLAALDAEQGEPSAEEAIASIPDEDRAAAIRGMVDGLDERLAANGGSEAEWRQLMRARMVLGETDAAQDVLKRALENLAPDTAAAARLISAARELGIELTGVEGASPE encoded by the coding sequence ATGACCGGACCCGTCATTTTCTGGATTTTTGCAGCCATCCTGGTGTTGGCATGCGCCTATCTCGTTCTCGTGCCGCTGCGTCGCAGCAGAGCTTTGCGCGGCCGTGCTGACAGCGACGTCGCCGTCTATCGTGACCAGTTGGAAGAGATCGACCGCGATCTGGAGCGCGGCATGATAGGCGAAGCTGAGGCCAAGGCCGCCCGGACGGAAATTTCCCGGCGCTTGCTCATGGCGGATGCGGCGCGCTCCGCAGAAAGCAATTCTCAAACCAGAGCTGGGTCTCAGTTTGCGGTGATCCTGGTCGTGGCGATGCCCTTCCTTGCAGTGCCTCTTTATCTTTACTCCGGTGCCCCTGGACTGCCGTCGCAACCTTTCGCTGAACGCATTTCCAAGGCACCTGAAGAACAGAGCCTTGATGAACTCGTGGCGCGTGTTGAAGAACACTTGCGCGCCAATCCTGGCGACGCTGACGGCTGGCGCGTGGTTGCGCCAATTTACGGGCGCATGGGTCGATTTGAAGATGCCGCAACCGCCTATGGCCGGTTGATTGATCTTGATGGTGCGACAGCTGAGCGCTTGGCAGATCTGGGTGAGTCTCTGGTCTTTGCTGACGAAGGCCTGGTCGGTGACAGGGCTGCAGCCGTCTTTGCGCGCGCGGTGTCCTTGGATGCTGCTCACGCTCAATCAAATTACTTCCTGGGGCTTGCTGCTCTGCAGGAAGGCGACAGAGACACAGCACGCGCAATCTGGCAGGAGCTTCAGGCAAATGCTGACCCGGATTTGCCCTGGGCCCGAATGGTCACCCAGAGTCTGGCTGCTCTTGATGCGGAGCAAGGCGAACCTTCCGCAGAAGAAGCCATAGCCTCAATTCCTGACGAAGACAGAGCTGCAGCAATCCGCGGTATGGTTGACGGGCTCGACGAGCGACTTGCCGCCAATGGGGGAAGTGAAGCTGAATGGCGTCAGCTCATGCGCGCGCGCATGGTGCTAGGTGAAACCGATGCCGCCCAGGATGTGCTGAAACGGGCATTGGAAAATCTGGCACCCGACACAGCTGCCGCGGCGCGGCTCATCTCAGCGGCACGCGAGCTGGGGATCGAGCTGACAGGCGTGGAAGGTGCATCGCCGGAATAA
- a CDS encoding peptidoglycan-binding protein — protein MPLTFLQKRAAQAIINVFETGTPGGDYAMVTLLPGDSGHLTYGRAQTTLGSGNLHLLIKAYCDAANAALSSQLSGFLRRLEDIDLTLDHDFEFRSLLMQGGADPVMQDVQDAFFDRLYWTPAEVAAGNLGIGDPLALAVVYDGKVHGSWIRIRDRVNERHGRPDTIGQRGWVHRYIAERRAWLAGHSNHLLRRTVYRMDAFSSLMDSNNWSLALPFSVRGQEINQHVLGAPPVRVTAEDTQQRTLRLTMPTMTGSDVEALERALAERGWAINIDGVFDEGTKRCVTQFQDEVGLVADGIAGPATLSALDLA, from the coding sequence ATGCCCCTCACATTTCTTCAAAAACGGGCCGCTCAGGCCATCATCAATGTTTTTGAGACAGGAACACCCGGCGGTGACTATGCCATGGTCACGCTGTTGCCTGGTGATAGCGGCCATCTCACCTATGGCCGGGCGCAGACTACGCTTGGCTCGGGCAACCTGCATCTGCTCATAAAGGCGTATTGCGATGCTGCAAATGCGGCCCTGTCCAGTCAGCTATCTGGATTCCTGAGACGGCTTGAAGACATCGACCTGACTTTGGATCACGATTTCGAGTTTCGCTCACTCCTGATGCAAGGTGGTGCCGACCCGGTCATGCAGGACGTCCAGGATGCCTTCTTTGATCGTCTATATTGGACACCGGCGGAGGTTGCCGCGGGCAACCTGGGCATCGGTGATCCTTTAGCACTTGCTGTGGTCTATGATGGAAAGGTGCATGGGTCATGGATACGTATCCGAGACCGCGTCAACGAGCGGCACGGGCGGCCTGATACCATCGGTCAGCGCGGCTGGGTGCATCGTTACATTGCTGAGCGACGCGCGTGGCTGGCCGGACACTCCAACCATTTGTTGAGGCGTACTGTCTACCGGATGGATGCATTTTCCTCCCTGATGGACAGCAACAATTGGTCCCTTGCGCTCCCGTTTTCAGTGCGCGGGCAAGAGATCAACCAACACGTCCTCGGCGCGCCACCTGTGCGCGTCACTGCCGAAGATACGCAACAGCGGACACTACGGCTGACCATGCCAACGATGACCGGGTCGGACGTTGAGGCGCTTGAACGTGCGCTCGCCGAGCGTGGCTGGGCCATCAACATTGATGGTGTATTTGATGAGGGCACGAAGCGTTGCGTCACCCAGTTCCAGGACGAAGTTGGCCTTGTTGCTGATGGCATTGCCGGTCCCGCGACGCTGTCAGCGCTGGATCTGGCCTGA
- the ccmE gene encoding cytochrome c maturation protein CcmE has protein sequence MTRTRKPRTRKSYRAAFIGVSLLVLGAAVILALSALEDTVVFFYSPTDVAEKGMPVGEYARIGGLVVEGSVSKEGASTIFSVTDTQNSIQVAYGGILPDLFREGQGIVAEGEFEVTGRFEASRVLAKHDENYMPPEVADALKASGQWKETTE, from the coding sequence ATGACCCGCACCAGAAAACCACGCACCCGCAAGTCCTACCGCGCCGCCTTTATTGGCGTGTCTTTACTTGTTCTCGGCGCCGCCGTGATTCTTGCGCTTAGTGCGCTTGAGGATACGGTGGTCTTTTTCTACAGCCCCACAGACGTGGCCGAAAAAGGTATGCCGGTGGGTGAGTATGCCCGCATCGGCGGACTGGTGGTCGAGGGAAGCGTCAGCAAAGAGGGGGCTTCAACCATCTTCTCCGTGACGGACACCCAAAACAGTATTCAAGTCGCATATGGCGGCATATTGCCGGATCTGTTTAGAGAGGGGCAGGGCATTGTGGCTGAGGGTGAGTTCGAGGTGACAGGACGGTTTGAAGCGTCCCGGGTGCTTGCCAAACACGATGAAAACTACATGCCTCCTGAGGTCGCTGATGCATTGAAGGCATCAGGCCAGTGGAAGGAAACAACCGAATGA
- a CDS encoding heme lyase CcmF/NrfE family subunit yields MIPEIGHFALVLALAVAVVQTGLGLYGPALADARLMVMASRAASLQVILLIVSFAALTYAFVTSDFSVINVYENSHSAKPMLYKVTGVWGNHEGSMLLWVLILAIFGASVANFGANLPDSLKARVLGVQGLIGAVFSLFVVLASNPFVRLSPTPINGTDLNPLLQDPGLAFHPPFLYGGYVGLSVAFSFAAAALIEGRVDAAWARWVRPWALAAWASLTVGIALGSWWAYYELGWGGYWFWDPVENASLMPWLAATALLHSAIVVERRGALKSWTVLLAILAFSLSLLGTFLVRSGVLTSVHAFAVDPERGLFILAILIFFIGGALALYAWRAPSLKLGGLFAPVSRESALVINNLLLTASTAAVLIGTLYPLVLEGVTGEKISVGPPFFNGTFIPIILPLLLLVPFGPMLAWKRADALATAQRLYAAAVAALVVGLIALFVVEGAPILAAVGLAIATWLVVGAGVEIAERVKLGKIPFGQSMNRLKGLPRSAWGTAIAHAGVGVLVFGVVGVTAGAQERVVLMQAGQTLEIGPYELTFEGVTPAPGPNYEADRGIFTVNRDGTAVGQLTPEKRFYPVAKMPTTEAAIRTTILDDVYVVLGDPQPGAAPGQTQWIVRAYHNPLQPLVWVGCIIMVLGSVVSLSDRRLRVGAPARRKENTPPAAGEAAA; encoded by the coding sequence ATGATTCCTGAAATCGGGCATTTTGCGCTGGTTCTTGCCCTGGCTGTCGCGGTTGTACAAACCGGCCTTGGTTTATATGGGCCGGCGTTGGCAGACGCGCGATTGATGGTGATGGCATCGCGGGCAGCAAGCCTTCAGGTGATCTTGCTGATCGTGTCTTTTGCTGCGCTGACCTATGCATTCGTGACGTCGGACTTTTCCGTCATCAATGTCTATGAGAACAGCCACTCAGCCAAACCGATGCTCTACAAGGTTACTGGTGTTTGGGGGAACCATGAAGGGTCGATGCTGCTGTGGGTTCTGATCCTGGCAATCTTCGGTGCCAGCGTGGCCAATTTCGGCGCAAATCTTCCAGACTCGCTGAAGGCACGGGTTCTGGGCGTACAGGGGCTCATTGGCGCGGTGTTCAGCCTGTTCGTGGTGCTGGCGTCTAATCCCTTCGTGCGTCTGTCACCCACGCCGATAAACGGCACGGACCTCAACCCGCTCCTTCAGGACCCGGGCCTCGCTTTTCATCCGCCGTTTCTTTACGGCGGCTATGTGGGGTTGTCGGTAGCCTTCTCATTTGCTGCGGCGGCTCTCATCGAAGGTCGCGTTGACGCCGCATGGGCCCGCTGGGTGCGTCCATGGGCGCTGGCCGCGTGGGCATCACTGACTGTCGGCATCGCACTTGGTAGCTGGTGGGCGTATTACGAGTTGGGTTGGGGCGGATACTGGTTCTGGGATCCGGTTGAAAACGCATCACTCATGCCTTGGCTGGCAGCAACGGCCTTGCTCCATTCCGCAATCGTTGTCGAACGACGCGGTGCATTGAAGTCTTGGACTGTGTTGCTGGCCATTCTGGCATTCTCGCTGTCCTTGTTGGGTACATTCCTCGTGCGCTCCGGCGTGCTCACGTCTGTGCATGCTTTTGCTGTTGATCCTGAACGTGGCCTTTTCATACTGGCCATACTGATCTTCTTCATTGGCGGGGCTTTGGCGCTCTACGCATGGCGGGCCCCAAGCCTCAAACTTGGCGGGCTTTTTGCGCCTGTGAGCCGTGAGTCCGCGCTGGTGATCAACAATTTGTTGCTCACCGCGTCAACGGCCGCTGTGCTCATCGGCACTCTGTACCCGCTCGTCCTTGAAGGGGTGACCGGCGAAAAAATCTCGGTCGGGCCGCCATTCTTCAATGGCACGTTCATTCCCATCATCCTTCCCTTGCTGCTGTTGGTGCCATTCGGCCCAATGCTGGCGTGGAAACGCGCAGACGCCCTCGCGACAGCGCAACGGCTCTATGCTGCTGCCGTAGCCGCCCTTGTTGTGGGGCTCATCGCACTCTTTGTGGTCGAGGGCGCGCCGATTTTGGCCGCTGTCGGTTTGGCCATTGCGACTTGGTTGGTTGTCGGAGCGGGCGTTGAAATTGCCGAACGTGTGAAGCTCGGCAAAATTCCGTTTGGCCAAAGCATGAATCGTCTCAAAGGCTTGCCGCGTTCTGCATGGGGCACGGCAATCGCCCACGCAGGTGTCGGCGTACTCGTTTTCGGCGTGGTGGGTGTTACAGCAGGTGCGCAGGAACGCGTGGTGCTGATGCAAGCAGGCCAGACGCTTGAGATCGGCCCCTATGAGCTGACCTTTGAAGGCGTTACTCCTGCACCCGGGCCCAACTACGAAGCAGATCGCGGCATCTTCACTGTCAACCGTGATGGCACTGCTGTGGGTCAGCTCACACCGGAAAAACGCTTCTACCCGGTCGCGAAGATGCCAACAACCGAAGCTGCTATCCGCACGACCATCCTTGATGATGTGTATGTGGTGCTTGGCGATCCGCAACCCGGCGCCGCACCAGGCCAAACGCAGTGGATTGTTCGCGCCTATCACAATCCGCTTCAGCCGCTGGTATGGGTAGGCTGCATCATCATGGTGCTGGGCAGCGTCGTATCTCTGTCTGACAGGCGGCTGCGCGTCGGTGCGCCCGCTCGCAGGAAAGAGAATACTCCCCCAGCAGCCGGCGAGGCGGCCGCATGA
- a CDS encoding cytochrome c-type biogenesis protein: MSMCAAWLVQVLKAGLLGLAVVMAVATAPGQAYEPSEVLSDPALESRARALSADLRCMVCQNQSIDDSNAPLAKDLRILVRDRLVQGDTDEEVMDYVVDRYGEYVLLRPRVAPHTYLLWFGPFIVLLLAGGLAVRYFMSRSADSLAEEGTPLSEEERLRVGQILGKSD; this comes from the coding sequence ATGAGTATGTGCGCTGCGTGGCTGGTCCAGGTGCTCAAGGCTGGCCTTCTCGGCCTTGCAGTGGTCATGGCCGTTGCGACTGCACCAGGGCAGGCTTATGAGCCGAGCGAAGTTCTCAGCGACCCAGCCTTGGAATCAAGGGCCCGCGCGTTGAGCGCTGACCTGCGCTGCATGGTGTGCCAGAACCAGTCTATCGACGATTCCAATGCACCTTTGGCAAAGGACCTGCGCATCTTGGTTCGCGACCGTCTGGTTCAGGGCGACACCGACGAAGAGGTGATGGACTACGTGGTGGATCGATATGGCGAATATGTGCTGCTGCGGCCCCGCGTGGCCCCACACACCTATTTGCTCTGGTTTGGGCCGTTCATCGTCTTGTTATTGGCCGGGGGGCTTGCGGTTCGTTACTTTATGAGCCGCAGCGCTGACAGCTTGGCGGAAGAGGGCACTCCATTAAGCGAAGAAGAGCGCCTGCGGGTTGGTCAGATTTTGGGCAAATCCGACTGA
- a CDS encoding bifunctional alpha/beta hydrolase/OsmC family protein, translated as MAKQIQRIEFTGSLGEKLAGRLEMPKGQPRAYALFAHCFTCSKDIFAATRIASRLCDHGIAVLRFDFTGLGHSDGDFANTDFSSNVADLVHAANYLRDTHKAPSILIGHSLGGAAVLAAAGDVPEAKAVATIGAPADAAHVAENFGAKIDDIEADGEAEVELAGRPFRIRKAFLDDIRSQEISPRIASLKKALIVFHGPRDATVGIENAEKIFLAAKHPKSFVSLDDADHLLSRRADATYVADVLSSWATRYLGEEAVDEKALVKPDPERVTVVETRNGKFQAQVLAGDHIQLADEPESYGGLDTGPTPYQYLNAALGACTAMTMRLYADRKSIPMERVVVRVGHDRIHVDDCEECAATDGNTQGQVDVMNREIEVSGTLDDEQRSKLMEIADKCPVHRTLENKLVVRTTQTGT; from the coding sequence ATGGCCAAGCAGATACAACGCATCGAATTCACAGGTAGCCTTGGCGAGAAGCTGGCTGGCCGGCTTGAGATGCCCAAGGGTCAACCGCGGGCATATGCGCTTTTTGCCCATTGCTTTACCTGCTCCAAAGACATTTTTGCCGCGACCCGCATTGCGTCCCGGCTGTGTGATCACGGTATTGCAGTCCTGCGCTTTGATTTTACGGGCCTGGGCCATTCTGACGGTGACTTTGCCAACACCGATTTTTCATCCAACGTGGCTGACCTGGTTCACGCCGCAAATTATCTGCGTGATACCCACAAGGCGCCGTCCATTCTGATCGGCCATAGTCTTGGCGGAGCCGCCGTACTTGCCGCCGCAGGTGATGTGCCGGAAGCGAAGGCCGTTGCAACTATTGGAGCCCCGGCGGACGCGGCCCATGTTGCAGAGAATTTCGGCGCCAAGATCGATGATATCGAAGCGGACGGTGAAGCGGAGGTAGAGCTTGCCGGCCGACCGTTCCGCATTCGAAAAGCCTTTTTGGACGACATTCGCAGCCAGGAAATTTCACCGCGCATCGCCAGCCTGAAGAAAGCACTCATCGTATTTCATGGTCCGCGAGATGCGACCGTGGGCATAGAAAATGCTGAGAAGATTTTTTTGGCAGCGAAGCACCCAAAGAGCTTTGTTTCGCTGGATGATGCCGATCATCTTCTCTCCCGTCGCGCTGATGCCACCTACGTCGCTGACGTTCTGTCTTCATGGGCCACCCGGTACCTGGGTGAAGAGGCTGTGGACGAGAAGGCACTCGTAAAGCCGGATCCCGAACGCGTCACAGTTGTAGAAACCCGCAACGGCAAGTTTCAGGCGCAGGTCCTAGCAGGTGATCATATTCAGCTTGCCGACGAGCCGGAAAGCTATGGCGGGTTGGATACCGGACCGACGCCATATCAATATCTGAACGCTGCACTTGGTGCATGCACAGCCATGACCATGCGGCTTTATGCGGACCGGAAATCAATTCCCATGGAACGCGTAGTTGTCCGTGTAGGCCATGACCGCATTCATGTTGATGACTGTGAGGAATGTGCTGCCACAGATGGCAATACGCAGGGTCAGGTTGATGTCATGAATCGGGAAATCGAAGTATCCGGAACTTTGGATGATGAGCAGCGCAGCAAACTGATGGAGATAGCGGATAAGTGCCCCGTCCATCGCACCCTGGAAAACAAGCTTGTGGTCCGCACAACCCAAACCGGAACGTGA
- a CDS encoding response regulator transcription factor, which produces MQQQTLQTVGEDVRVLVVEDDVEAAAYIVKGLRESGHVVDHAADGDDGLNLAMSGQFDVLVIDRMLPKQDGLSVVSSLRDEGRTTPVLFLSALGEVEDRVSGLRAGGDDYLTKPFAFAELLARIEVLVRRASPGEAQQTRMRVGGLEMDLLSRKVTRDGTDIDLQPREFRLLEYLMKHAGQVVTRTMLLENVWEYHFDPQTNVIDVHVSRLRAKIDKNFETPLLHTVRGAGYTLRAPE; this is translated from the coding sequence ATGCAGCAGCAAACACTTCAAACCGTAGGAGAAGACGTGCGCGTCCTTGTTGTGGAAGATGACGTCGAGGCAGCCGCCTACATCGTCAAGGGTCTGCGCGAAAGCGGCCATGTGGTCGATCACGCTGCGGACGGCGACGATGGGTTGAACCTCGCCATGTCCGGCCAATTTGATGTGCTGGTCATAGACCGCATGCTGCCCAAGCAGGATGGATTGTCGGTGGTTTCTTCTCTGCGCGACGAAGGCCGCACGACGCCGGTCTTATTCCTCAGCGCGCTGGGTGAAGTAGAAGATCGCGTCAGCGGCCTGCGCGCCGGCGGTGACGACTATCTGACAAAGCCGTTCGCCTTCGCTGAACTCCTTGCTCGCATCGAGGTGCTTGTTCGGCGTGCCAGCCCAGGTGAAGCGCAGCAAACACGTATGCGGGTCGGAGGTCTCGAAATGGATCTTCTGTCGCGCAAGGTGACACGCGATGGCACCGATATTGATCTGCAGCCGCGAGAGTTCCGCCTGCTGGAGTACCTCATGAAGCACGCCGGACAGGTTGTTACCCGAACGATGTTGCTTGAAAATGTCTGGGAGTATCATTTCGATCCGCAGACCAATGTGATCGACGTTCATGTGTCGCGCTTGCGAGCCAAGATCGACAAGAACTTTGAGACGCCACTGCTCCATACGGTGCGTGGCGCGGGCTATACGTTGCGTGCCCCAGAATAA
- a CDS encoding sensor histidine kinase, giving the protein MPQNKLLSTTTFRLALVYLALFLASASALLGYLYWNTAGFLARQTEATVQAETTALVTQLDESGRAGLVLAVITKARDPRQNLYLLEDTNGEKLGGNLDVWPDAQPGDGGWISFDYGRRTVEGEIETHEAQAIATRLPDDMRLLVGQDIEERRRLEAQITNALAWAVAAMIVLGIVGGAIISRNVVARIDDINRTAKDIMGGELSRRIPVSGAGDEIDQLAENLNDMLDQIERLMSGMRQVTDNIAHDLRSPLNRLRNRLEVTLMKPATQEEYTEALERSIFEADELLGTFNALLLIARAEAGAARDGMAWVDLSALAQDAAELYEPVADEAGLSLTLDIEPELEYRGHRELLAQAIANLLDNAIKHAGGAAGGSAVQLSVKSRGMLGAEVTVADNGPGVGIDDRERVLGRFVRLEQSRNTPGSGLGLSLVSAVTRLHGGDLRLEDNQPGLRVVISLARRARRRPSEMAAE; this is encoded by the coding sequence GTGCCCCAGAATAAGCTCCTTTCCACGACAACTTTCCGGCTGGCGCTGGTTTATCTCGCCCTGTTTCTGGCGTCCGCCAGCGCCTTGCTCGGATACCTGTATTGGAACACTGCCGGGTTCCTGGCCCGCCAGACCGAGGCAACAGTGCAGGCGGAAACAACTGCACTTGTCACCCAGCTTGATGAAAGCGGCCGTGCTGGTCTGGTCCTCGCTGTGATTACCAAGGCACGTGATCCCCGGCAGAACCTCTATCTGCTGGAGGACACGAATGGCGAAAAGCTAGGTGGCAACTTGGATGTATGGCCGGACGCCCAACCAGGTGATGGCGGGTGGATAAGCTTTGACTATGGTCGCCGCACGGTCGAAGGCGAGATTGAAACACACGAAGCGCAGGCAATCGCGACCCGGCTTCCAGATGATATGCGTCTGCTGGTCGGCCAGGACATTGAAGAACGTCGCCGCCTTGAAGCGCAAATAACCAATGCTCTTGCGTGGGCCGTGGCCGCCATGATCGTGCTTGGCATTGTCGGTGGCGCAATCATCAGCCGCAACGTTGTGGCGCGAATTGATGACATCAATCGCACTGCCAAGGACATTATGGGTGGTGAGCTCTCACGGCGCATTCCCGTCTCGGGTGCCGGCGACGAAATTGATCAGCTTGCGGAAAACCTCAACGACATGCTCGACCAAATCGAGCGTTTGATGTCCGGCATGCGTCAGGTGACAGACAATATTGCCCATGACCTTAGAAGTCCGCTCAATCGTCTGCGTAACCGCCTGGAGGTTACCTTGATGAAACCGGCAACCCAGGAAGAGTACACCGAAGCACTTGAGCGGTCCATTTTTGAAGCAGACGAACTTCTGGGCACTTTCAACGCGCTCCTGTTGATCGCCCGCGCCGAAGCGGGTGCGGCGAGAGATGGCATGGCTTGGGTCGATTTGAGTGCCCTGGCTCAGGATGCAGCTGAGCTCTATGAGCCGGTAGCGGACGAAGCGGGCCTCTCCCTGACCCTGGATATCGAGCCGGAGCTTGAATATCGCGGCCACCGGGAGTTGTTGGCTCAGGCAATCGCCAACTTGCTGGACAACGCAATCAAACATGCAGGCGGTGCAGCGGGCGGCTCAGCGGTTCAGCTCTCGGTCAAGAGCCGCGGCATGCTGGGCGCTGAGGTTACCGTGGCTGACAATGGTCCAGGTGTCGGGATTGATGACCGGGAGCGCGTGCTTGGAAGGTTTGTGCGCCTTGAGCAGAGTCGCAATACGCCTGGTAGTGGTCTTGGTCTGAGCCTTGTAAGTGCCGTGACGCGCCTGCATGGCGGTGACCTGCGGCTTGAAGACAATCAGCCCGGCCTGCGGGTTGTTATCTCGCTCGCCAGACGTGCCCGTCGCCGCCCCAGCGAAATGGCAGCTGAATAG
- a CDS encoding fumarylacetoacetate hydrolase family protein, with protein sequence MPKDLMAVLPESEVLLERISKSVADVPPLPLDDATFLAPIPVPGKILAIGLNYRAHVEETGREVSPHQIWFNKQRTCIAGPNDVIDKPVASDMVDYEGELVVVIGKRCRHVPAERAHEVIAGYMVGNDVSVRDWQRRTPTMQMGKSFDTHGPIGPWMVTADEIEDPQNLTIKASVNGEERQSSNTSSMIHSIREQIEHLTTAFTLEPGDLIFTGTPEGVGAAMDPPQFLKDGDVVRIEIGDVGTIENRVANEVAKTTIG encoded by the coding sequence ATGCCCAAGGACCTGATGGCCGTATTGCCTGAGTCTGAGGTCCTACTGGAGCGGATTTCCAAGTCTGTCGCGGACGTTCCTCCGCTGCCGCTTGACGACGCAACCTTTCTGGCACCCATTCCGGTGCCGGGGAAAATTCTTGCGATCGGCCTCAACTACCGGGCCCATGTTGAGGAGACAGGGCGTGAGGTGTCGCCGCATCAAATCTGGTTCAATAAACAACGCACCTGTATTGCGGGCCCAAATGACGTTATCGACAAGCCCGTCGCATCCGACATGGTGGACTATGAGGGTGAGTTGGTGGTGGTCATTGGCAAGCGATGTCGGCATGTCCCGGCAGAGCGGGCTCACGAGGTCATTGCCGGATACATGGTGGGAAACGATGTGTCAGTGCGTGACTGGCAACGGCGTACACCGACCATGCAGATGGGAAAAAGTTTCGACACACATGGGCCAATCGGACCTTGGATGGTCACCGCTGACGAGATTGAGGACCCTCAAAACTTGACGATCAAGGCCTCGGTCAATGGGGAAGAGCGTCAAAGCTCCAATACATCGTCGATGATCCATTCAATTCGGGAACAGATTGAGCACCTGACCACCGCCTTTACACTGGAACCGGGTGACCTGATTTTCACCGGCACACCTGAGGGTGTGGGAGCGGCAATGGACCCGCCACAGTTTCTAAAAGATGGCGACGTGGTTCGAATAGAAATCGGCGATGTGGGCACAATCGAGAACCGTGTGGCAAACGAAGTTGCGAAGACCACTATCGGCTAG
- a CDS encoding LemA family protein — MGISAESGIGRTPLSSTTPRLWRPLCISDAIRIVMSFQIRPLVVHTMGRLFLHSFVHKEISMEILLGLIAVVLIGGYVWYVTLIGRRNRALEALSSIDVQLRKRHDLIPNVLKIAQRFMEHEKELLTEVTELRANAMSDYDKSDPAAVKNHIEAERHLQSGMMRFFATAEAYPELRSAETMVNAQETYSEVEGHISAARRFYNAAVTDLNNSVQIFPGSLIANMAGVQQMPFYEIEEAARAPVDASDFLK, encoded by the coding sequence TTGGGCATATCTGCAGAATCTGGAATCGGACGCACACCCCTATCATCAACAACCCCAAGGCTTTGGCGTCCGTTGTGTATCAGCGATGCAATCCGCATTGTTATGTCCTTTCAAATCCGACCCCTGGTTGTGCATACTATGGGTCGGCTATTTCTGCATTCGTTTGTTCACAAGGAAATCTCGATGGAAATCCTGCTTGGCCTGATCGCTGTCGTGCTGATAGGCGGCTATGTTTGGTACGTCACACTCATTGGGCGGCGCAATCGGGCGTTGGAAGCCTTGTCATCTATCGACGTACAGCTGCGCAAACGTCATGACCTTATCCCAAATGTTCTCAAGATCGCCCAGCGCTTCATGGAGCATGAAAAGGAATTGCTCACAGAAGTGACGGAGCTGCGCGCCAATGCAATGTCCGATTACGACAAATCTGACCCTGCAGCAGTCAAAAATCATATTGAAGCGGAGCGACATCTCCAATCCGGCATGATGCGGTTTTTTGCTACGGCTGAAGCATATCCCGAGCTGCGCTCAGCAGAGACCATGGTCAATGCTCAGGAAACCTATTCCGAGGTAGAAGGACATATCTCCGCAGCGCGGCGTTTCTACAATGCCGCGGTGACAGATTTGAACAATTCAGTTCAGATTTTTCCAGGTAGTCTCATCGCCAACATGGCGGGTGTACAACAAATGCCATTCTATGAAATTGAGGAAGCCGCACGTGCTCCGGTGGACGCGTCTGACTTTCTGAAATAG